From Rudanella lutea DSM 19387, a single genomic window includes:
- a CDS encoding putative Ig domain-containing protein codes for MSAAGTYSVTATSAAGCSGTATVTVVQNPTPTVIATSATICAGSSATLTASGANSYLWSTGATTPSIVVSPTATTTYSVTGTSSAGCSATATGTVTVNGQPQINSINQSTACVGNLASLTVNATNTGAGALEYSLNGGAFQTANSFTLNAPTSTTAVIVVRTQGSSCTATESVVVNCACQTPVSLTFVPTALQTCAGSPVSFTAGVAGATSASLSSSGTGTFSQSLINGITTVSYLPSATDAAAGSVTLTLTSADPDGVGTCVADQISRVLTINPLPVVTVSSASICAGGMATLTASGADTYRWNTGATTQSISVSVAGTYSVTGTSAAGCSATAVGTLTLFGQPTISPATLPAPTVGVAYSQTLTGNGGQSPYTFAVVAGSLPQGLSISTNGVLAGTPTDNAPASFTVSLTDANGCTAVQPYSTTATGLPKLELNKLVSKRQAQVGEVVSFTVLLANTGLASATGVVVSDTHTAGMSILPGSVSVSAGSFTPGLNGGQWAIASLPAGATATLTYSASITGEGLVFNTVSTPDTPTPDVTVCLSAPIKVCQGAPFAIKLDAPTGYSRYQWYLTAPGSTSSVLVADGTLSSFTATLPGSYSVLIDSGLANVCPSQGCCPVVIEEIAVPSYSALVKNSSCVGSTPQADGQITLVNLGTAGRYYYQVSPGTSFDSAGASAVAAIPANGVVSTGLLPGNYTVRVWLLINGQPACPRDLTVAVVETCACPTNVCVPVVIRKIR; via the coding sequence GTGAGTGCAGCCGGTACCTATTCGGTCACCGCTACTTCAGCGGCTGGTTGCTCAGGCACAGCCACCGTAACGGTCGTGCAGAACCCCACGCCAACCGTCATAGCTACCTCGGCCACCATTTGCGCGGGTTCGTCAGCGACCCTGACCGCGTCGGGTGCCAACAGCTACCTCTGGAGCACAGGGGCCACAACCCCAAGCATTGTGGTGTCACCAACGGCCACCACGACCTACTCGGTGACGGGCACCAGCTCAGCCGGCTGCTCGGCCACCGCTACGGGTACCGTCACCGTCAACGGGCAGCCCCAGATCAACAGCATTAACCAAAGCACGGCCTGCGTGGGCAACCTCGCCAGCCTCACCGTTAACGCGACCAACACCGGCGCGGGGGCGCTCGAATACAGCCTCAACGGCGGGGCCTTCCAAACGGCCAACAGCTTCACCCTCAACGCGCCTACCAGCACCACGGCCGTGATTGTGGTCCGTACCCAGGGCAGCAGCTGTACAGCAACCGAGTCAGTGGTGGTCAATTGTGCCTGCCAGACGCCTGTCAGCCTCACCTTTGTGCCCACAGCCCTGCAAACCTGCGCGGGATCACCCGTCAGCTTTACGGCCGGTGTAGCCGGAGCCACTTCGGCCTCGCTCTCCAGCTCAGGCACCGGCACATTTAGCCAGTCGCTCATCAACGGCATCACCACGGTGAGCTATCTGCCTTCAGCGACGGATGCCGCAGCGGGCAGCGTGACCCTGACGCTCACCTCCGCCGATCCCGACGGGGTGGGTACCTGCGTGGCCGACCAGATCAGCCGCGTACTAACCATCAACCCCTTGCCGGTGGTAACAGTTAGCTCGGCCTCGATCTGTGCGGGCGGCATGGCCACCCTCACCGCGTCGGGGGCGGATACCTACCGCTGGAATACGGGGGCAACGACCCAGTCCATCAGTGTGAGTGTGGCCGGGACCTACTCGGTGACGGGCACATCCGCTGCGGGTTGCTCGGCCACGGCGGTCGGAACACTGACCCTCTTTGGCCAACCGACCATCAGCCCGGCAACCTTGCCAGCGCCCACCGTGGGTGTAGCCTACAGCCAAACCCTGACGGGCAACGGCGGTCAAAGTCCCTACACCTTTGCGGTGGTAGCGGGTAGCCTGCCCCAGGGCCTGAGCATCTCAACCAACGGGGTACTGGCCGGAACACCCACAGACAACGCGCCGGCGAGTTTCACGGTGAGCCTCACCGATGCCAACGGCTGCACGGCCGTACAACCCTACAGCACCACCGCGACAGGCTTACCCAAGCTCGAATTGAACAAGCTGGTGAGCAAGCGGCAGGCGCAGGTAGGCGAAGTAGTGAGCTTCACAGTACTACTGGCCAACACGGGACTGGCTTCGGCCACGGGCGTAGTGGTGAGCGATACCCACACGGCGGGAATGAGCATTCTGCCCGGCTCAGTGTCCGTCTCGGCAGGTAGCTTCACGCCGGGTCTCAATGGTGGGCAGTGGGCCATTGCCAGCCTACCCGCGGGCGCTACGGCCACGCTGACCTACTCAGCCAGCATCACCGGCGAGGGACTCGTCTTCAATACCGTCAGCACCCCCGATACGCCTACCCCCGACGTAACGGTTTGCCTCAGTGCGCCCATCAAGGTATGTCAGGGTGCTCCGTTTGCGATCAAGCTGGATGCGCCTACCGGGTACAGCCGTTACCAGTGGTACCTCACCGCACCCGGCTCAACGAGCAGCGTGCTGGTGGCCGATGGTACGCTCAGCAGCTTCACGGCGACCCTGCCAGGTAGCTACAGCGTACTCATTGATAGCGGGTTGGCCAATGTCTGCCCCAGTCAGGGATGCTGCCCGGTAGTGATTGAGGAGATAGCCGTACCGTCGTACTCAGCGCTGGTGAAAAACAGCAGCTGTGTGGGCAGTACTCCGCAGGCCGACGGTCAGATCACGCTGGTGAATCTGGGCACGGCGGGCCGCTACTATTATCAAGTCTCGCCTGGTACCAGTTTTGACTCGGCTGGGGCAAGTGCAGTAGCTGCAATCCCGGCCAACGGCGTGGTGTCTACGGGTCTGTTGCCGGGCAACTACACGGTGCGGGTATGGCTGCTGATCAACGGACAGCCGGCCTGTCCGCGGGATCTGACGGTGGCCGTGGTGGAGACCTGTGCCTGCCCGACCAATGTTTGTGTACCGGTAGTTATTCGTAAGATTCGATAA
- a CDS encoding DUF11 domain-containing protein gives MQAQIDVTYPLSRMVFQRNSANQATFQVAGSFSAPIDRVEVQIVDRINANSNVGWTQLQANPTNGQFVGTVTVSGGWYQINVRGRLGSSVVGTDAVERVGVGEVFAILGHSNAQGTSCGNGTWGYTGPDLCPTIDGALDDRVSCARLNLNNSANFNNPAFDLYEQTGDNRYLPGLTAFEKYNTYVGSSPFSRFAWFWGKMGDLLVQQLGVPVLLYNAGFGGSRMQDVYNSAYDIPFQHGFIRYDIRMPYVNIRNIMNLYVPSTGLRAVLVQHGVNDRDNSTETIKTHYLGVIDKVRAEFNLPSLAWIVSKDSYIGAPFENVRMAQDAVINRAEGDQIYPGPDLDQVVMFNPAYSFEENNNNPALRWRPDGLHYSPAGQQEVAVRWSNVLGQQSLLNAITPVPPLMQPLASIACPTSSTGLTVTFPAGYEEYNWGDGTSNQSRDLSAGSYTVRLRLTNNRIAFPPAVTVPNYAAPVAPAIAIAGNQPSFCTTSTLSLTSTAGTPVRWNGTGATATSFSITTPGSYSAQTVDAVYGCISAPTVLTVGLGAADLSLDMSVNKRVLKVGDEVTYTISMTNNGPCNTGTFSWRDRLPANVQFMGSPDNLTAVNGEVVGTVAAGLSPNTSITQRFTVRVQQPGLYLNAAEISAMATTDPNSVPNSGTGDGQNDAAQTDLRTVESTTVVYASPNPNQTPLPTVIPNQPAPEPGKADLSLQLQSSRRVGRVGEPVTFSLTVSNRGGATATTATVGISLPAGLTFVSSASGLVVNSGTLQGTVTNLAVGGSVTLTFVASATTAGNLIVTAQVLTASPTDSDSEPGNGYTNGEDDTAQVDIRVTQ, from the coding sequence GTGCAGGCTCAAATAGATGTTACATACCCGCTGAGCCGGATGGTTTTTCAGCGCAACAGTGCTAATCAGGCAACGTTTCAGGTAGCGGGCAGTTTCTCGGCCCCCATCGACCGGGTCGAGGTGCAAATTGTGGACCGGATCAATGCTAACTCAAACGTTGGCTGGACTCAGTTGCAGGCCAACCCGACCAACGGGCAGTTTGTGGGTACGGTGACGGTATCGGGCGGGTGGTATCAAATCAATGTGCGGGGTAGGTTGGGTAGTAGTGTAGTTGGTACCGACGCCGTTGAGCGGGTAGGAGTGGGGGAGGTGTTTGCCATTCTGGGGCATTCCAACGCGCAGGGGACAAGTTGCGGCAACGGAACCTGGGGCTACACAGGTCCCGACTTGTGCCCGACCATTGATGGGGCTCTCGACGACCGTGTCAGCTGCGCCCGGCTCAACCTCAACAACTCGGCTAATTTTAACAACCCTGCCTTTGACCTCTATGAACAAACCGGCGACAACCGCTACTTGCCGGGCCTTACCGCTTTTGAAAAATACAATACCTACGTAGGCTCCTCACCGTTTTCACGATTTGCCTGGTTTTGGGGCAAAATGGGCGATTTGCTGGTGCAGCAACTGGGCGTCCCGGTTTTGTTGTACAATGCCGGCTTTGGTGGTTCGCGGATGCAGGATGTGTATAATTCGGCGTATGATATTCCGTTTCAGCACGGATTTATTCGCTATGATATTCGGATGCCCTACGTCAACATTCGCAACATCATGAATCTGTATGTGCCCTCAACGGGTCTACGGGCGGTATTGGTTCAGCACGGAGTCAACGACCGGGATAATTCGACCGAAACAATTAAAACGCACTATCTGGGCGTAATTGATAAGGTGCGGGCAGAGTTTAACCTGCCTTCGCTGGCATGGATTGTATCGAAAGATTCGTATATCGGGGCTCCTTTCGAGAATGTGCGGATGGCTCAGGATGCCGTCATTAACCGGGCCGAAGGCGATCAGATTTACCCCGGCCCCGACCTCGATCAGGTGGTGATGTTCAACCCGGCTTACAGTTTTGAAGAAAACAACAATAACCCCGCCCTGCGTTGGCGACCCGACGGCCTGCACTACTCACCCGCTGGGCAGCAGGAAGTAGCGGTTCGCTGGTCCAACGTGCTGGGGCAGCAAAGTTTATTGAACGCGATCACGCCCGTGCCGCCCCTTATGCAACCCCTGGCGAGTATCGCCTGCCCCACGAGCAGTACCGGCCTTACCGTCACGTTTCCTGCTGGCTATGAGGAGTACAATTGGGGCGATGGTACCAGCAACCAGAGCCGCGACCTGTCCGCCGGGAGTTATACCGTTCGGTTACGATTGACCAACAACCGGATTGCCTTCCCGCCCGCAGTGACTGTACCCAACTACGCAGCGCCGGTGGCCCCGGCCATCGCGATTGCCGGTAATCAGCCGAGTTTTTGCACCACCAGCACCCTCTCGCTGACCAGCACGGCTGGTACGCCGGTCCGTTGGAACGGGACAGGGGCAACGGCCACGTCGTTCAGTATTACCACCCCCGGTAGTTACTCGGCCCAGACTGTCGATGCCGTGTATGGGTGCATATCGGCCCCCACAGTGCTTACCGTAGGGCTGGGTGCCGCCGATCTGAGCCTCGATATGTCGGTGAACAAGCGAGTGCTGAAAGTAGGCGATGAGGTGACGTACACGATCTCCATGACCAACAACGGCCCTTGCAATACGGGGACGTTTAGCTGGCGCGACCGCCTTCCGGCCAATGTGCAGTTTATGGGCTCGCCTGATAATCTGACGGCCGTCAATGGCGAAGTCGTTGGTACGGTAGCGGCCGGATTGAGCCCCAATACGTCGATCACGCAGCGGTTTACCGTCCGGGTTCAGCAGCCCGGTTTGTATCTGAACGCGGCCGAAATCAGCGCCATGGCCACAACTGACCCCAACAGCGTACCCAACTCGGGTACAGGTGATGGGCAAAACGATGCCGCCCAGACGGATCTGCGCACCGTTGAAAGTACCACCGTGGTGTATGCATCGCCCAACCCGAACCAAACGCCATTACCTACCGTCATTCCAAACCAACCGGCCCCCGAGCCGGGTAAAGCTGATTTAAGCTTACAGCTCCAGTCGAGCCGCCGGGTAGGCCGTGTGGGTGAGCCGGTCACGTTTTCGCTTACGGTGAGCAACCGGGGGGGCGCTACCGCTACGACGGCCACGGTTGGCATATCCTTACCCGCTGGGCTTACGTTTGTGTCGTCGGCGAGCGGGTTGGTGGTCAACTCGGGTACCTTGCAGGGGACTGTTACAAATCTGGCGGTTGGCGGGTCGGTTACGTTGACGTTTGTAGCGAGTGCTACGACCGCGGGTAATCTGATCGTTACGGCCCAGGTGCTAACGGCTTCACCCACCGACTCGGATTCGGAACCGGGTAACGGATACACCAACGGAGAAGACGATACCGCGCAGGTAGATATTCGGGTCACCCAATGA
- the rsmA gene encoding 16S rRNA (adenine(1518)-N(6)/adenine(1519)-N(6))-dimethyltransferase RsmA, translated as MYVKPKKNLGQHFLTDHSIAHQIADLLSGHRGPDGQPYAHVLEIGPGTGVLTQFLLADSRFETHAIEIDSESVVYLKKEFPSLTPRLVEGDFLELTPADYLPNLPETAPFAIAGNFPYNISSQIFFKVLDYRDRIPEVVCMLQREVAMRLASPPGKKDYGILSVFLQAWYDVKYEFTVPPEVFNPPPKVHSGVISVRRNGVTDLGCNERKFIQVVKHGFNQRRKTLRNALKPLGITEEAAQSAYMDKRAEQLSVADFVTLTNLMSERVKE; from the coding sequence GTGTACGTAAAACCCAAAAAAAATCTCGGCCAGCACTTTCTGACCGACCACTCCATTGCTCATCAGATTGCAGATCTCCTGAGCGGTCATCGCGGTCCGGACGGCCAACCGTACGCGCACGTACTGGAAATCGGCCCCGGTACGGGTGTACTTACGCAGTTTCTGCTGGCCGATAGCCGCTTTGAAACCCACGCCATTGAGATCGATAGTGAGTCGGTGGTTTATCTGAAAAAAGAGTTTCCGTCGCTGACTCCCCGACTGGTTGAGGGCGATTTTCTGGAACTTACCCCCGCCGATTACCTGCCCAACCTCCCCGAAACGGCTCCGTTTGCCATTGCAGGCAACTTTCCTTACAATATTTCGTCGCAGATTTTCTTTAAAGTACTCGACTACCGCGACCGGATTCCCGAGGTGGTTTGTATGCTGCAGCGAGAAGTAGCCATGCGGTTGGCCTCGCCCCCCGGCAAAAAAGACTACGGCATCCTGAGCGTGTTTCTGCAAGCCTGGTACGATGTAAAGTATGAATTTACGGTGCCGCCCGAAGTGTTTAACCCGCCCCCCAAGGTGCATTCGGGCGTGATCAGTGTCCGGCGTAATGGGGTTACAGACCTGGGCTGCAACGAACGGAAGTTTATTCAGGTCGTCAAACACGGGTTCAATCAGCGCCGAAAAACGCTTCGGAACGCACTCAAACCCCTCGGCATTACCGAAGAAGCCGCCCAAAGTGCGTACATGGACAAGCGCGCCGAACAACTGAGCGTAGCCGATTTTGTGACGCTGACCAATTTAATGAGTGAAAGAGTGAAAGAGTGA
- the mgtE gene encoding magnesium transporter, with protein MTFELTKEYLSRIQDAIDLHDATTLRAEMDDLYPADISGILYELDTEQARYLLTLLDNEVGAEILANLDPAVRLDLLATFDSAELAPLVNVMDSDDAVDLLNEQPIRIREEIIGLLEDREQARFILDLLHYDEDVAGGLMQKELIKINVNLTVNACIEEIREQAENVEKVYSVYVVDDVGKLLGLVSLKKIVLARRTAKIADIYDKDIIFVETYRPVDEVAEVMQRYDLDAIPVVNVQGRLLGRITIDDVVDVITEQAEEDIQVISGLSGEVEEDDTVWARSKVQLPWLIAGAVGSLLAATVINGFQSELGKIAALAAFIPIIGSTGGNVGIQTSSLILQSLADTSGLSTPPGRRLLRTLLVAVINGLVVGLIAGLYTFLIGQPRLFPVVATALLAVVLLASFMGTVTPLLLNRIGINPAVASGPFITTANDLIGIGVYFLIADLLLAEL; from the coding sequence ATGACGTTCGAACTCACCAAAGAATACCTGAGCCGGATTCAGGACGCCATTGACCTGCACGATGCCACTACGCTGCGGGCCGAGATGGACGACCTGTACCCGGCCGATATTTCGGGTATTCTGTATGAGTTGGATACCGAGCAGGCCCGTTACCTGCTTACCCTCCTCGACAATGAGGTGGGGGCCGAAATTCTGGCGAATCTGGACCCAGCCGTTCGGCTTGATCTGCTAGCTACGTTCGACTCGGCCGAACTGGCCCCGCTGGTCAACGTCATGGACTCCGACGATGCTGTGGATTTGCTCAACGAGCAACCCATCCGGATTCGGGAGGAGATAATTGGCCTGCTCGAAGACCGCGAACAGGCCCGCTTTATCCTCGATCTGCTCCACTACGATGAAGACGTGGCCGGGGGCCTGATGCAGAAGGAGCTGATCAAGATCAACGTCAACCTGACGGTCAATGCCTGTATTGAGGAGATTCGTGAGCAAGCCGAAAATGTAGAAAAGGTGTACTCAGTGTACGTGGTCGACGATGTGGGTAAACTGCTCGGGCTGGTCTCGTTGAAGAAGATTGTGCTGGCCCGCCGGACCGCTAAAATCGCCGACATTTACGACAAAGACATCATTTTCGTGGAAACCTACCGCCCGGTCGACGAGGTGGCCGAGGTAATGCAACGGTATGACCTCGACGCCATTCCGGTGGTCAACGTGCAGGGGCGGCTGCTGGGGCGCATCACCATCGACGACGTGGTCGACGTGATTACCGAGCAGGCCGAAGAAGACATTCAGGTCATTTCGGGTCTGTCGGGCGAGGTTGAAGAAGACGATACCGTGTGGGCCCGTTCCAAAGTGCAGTTACCGTGGCTCATTGCGGGCGCGGTTGGCAGTTTGCTGGCGGCTACCGTAATCAATGGTTTCCAGAGCGAGCTGGGCAAAATTGCGGCCCTGGCGGCTTTTATTCCCATCATTGGGTCAACGGGGGGCAACGTCGGGATTCAGACCTCGTCGCTTATTCTGCAAAGTCTGGCCGATACCTCTGGGCTGAGTACCCCCCCCGGCCGGCGGTTGTTGCGAACGCTACTCGTGGCCGTCATCAACGGGCTGGTGGTGGGCCTCATTGCCGGTCTGTACACCTTCCTGATCGGGCAACCGCGCCTGTTTCCGGTGGTTGCCACCGCCCTGCTGGCTGTGGTGCTGCTGGCTTCGTTTATGGGTACTGTAACCCCGCTGTTGCTCAACCGAATCGGTATTAATCCGGCGGTGGCCTCGGGGCCCTTCATCACCACCGCCAACGACCTCATTGGCATCGGGGTGTATTTTCTCATCGCTGATTTACTACTGGCCGAGCTGTAA
- a CDS encoding aldose epimerase family protein, whose product MTDSTANASATSSDTASAIVYQVNNPAAYEGEVNGQAVKLFVLKDGDMTATLSNFGARIVHLIVPDQNGTPTDVSLGFQSLADYRKAKESFFGPVVGRFGNRIAKGQFTLDGKTYQLELNNNGNTLHGGPSGFHNQVWTAKQTGDKSVEMTYVSKDGEGGFPGTVTTKVTFTLENKGLKIDYVATTDKATPYNPTSHGFFNLNGEGSGTVNNHLMQINADRYSVIDAGLIPQGEPASVEGTPFDFRKPTTIGARVDEKNEQLTFAKGYDHNFVLNRKSADELTEACVVTGDKSGITMKVLTTEPAMQFYGGNFFAGQDTGKYGRAINFREGLALEAQHYPDSPNHPTYPSTILKPGQTYRQTTVYQFGK is encoded by the coding sequence ATGACTGATTCAACCGCCAATGCTTCGGCGACATCGTCCGACACCGCGTCGGCAATTGTGTATCAAGTGAACAACCCGGCCGCCTACGAGGGCGAGGTAAATGGGCAGGCCGTGAAGCTGTTTGTGCTCAAAGATGGCGACATGACGGCCACCCTGTCAAACTTCGGGGCGCGTATTGTGCACCTGATTGTGCCCGACCAAAACGGCACACCCACCGACGTATCGTTGGGTTTCCAGAGCCTTGCCGATTACCGGAAAGCCAAAGAAAGCTTTTTCGGGCCGGTAGTGGGGCGGTTTGGCAACCGGATTGCCAAAGGGCAGTTTACCCTCGATGGCAAAACCTACCAACTCGAACTGAACAATAACGGCAACACCCTGCACGGCGGGCCGTCGGGCTTCCATAACCAGGTTTGGACCGCGAAGCAAACAGGCGACAAATCGGTCGAGATGACGTATGTGTCGAAAGACGGCGAAGGCGGCTTTCCGGGTACGGTGACGACCAAAGTGACGTTCACACTCGAAAACAAGGGCCTTAAAATTGACTACGTAGCCACCACCGATAAGGCTACGCCGTACAACCCCACGAGCCACGGGTTTTTTAACCTCAACGGCGAAGGCAGCGGAACGGTCAACAACCACCTGATGCAGATCAACGCCGACCGGTACTCGGTGATCGATGCCGGACTCATTCCGCAGGGCGAACCGGCATCGGTTGAAGGAACGCCGTTTGATTTCCGCAAACCGACGACGATCGGGGCCCGTGTCGACGAGAAAAATGAGCAGCTAACCTTTGCCAAAGGCTACGACCATAACTTTGTGCTGAACCGGAAAAGCGCTGATGAGCTGACCGAAGCGTGTGTGGTTACGGGCGATAAGTCTGGGATTACCATGAAGGTGCTCACCACCGAACCGGCCATGCAGTTTTACGGCGGTAACTTCTTCGCCGGGCAGGATACGGGCAAATACGGCCGGGCCATCAATTTCCGCGAAGGCCTGGCCCTCGAAGCGCAGCATTACCCCGATTCGCCCAATCACCCCACGTACCCGAGCACCATTCTGAAGCCCGGCCAAACCTACCGGCAAACTACCGTGTATCAGTTTGGGAAGTAA
- a CDS encoding serine hydrolase domain-containing protein translates to MNQTRREFLEWFGIGLAGVGFISAIPGRVTTKETYLPRSTPEAQGVSPAGIVNFLQVTERRNFKLHSLMVVRNGHVVAEGWWAPYRADRKHTLYSLSKSITATAVGLAVGERRLTVEDTVVSFFPDDVPANADPKLARMKVKHLLTMSTGHDLTDADLFPRLFDTPNDNWVRTFLALPIGQEPGSRFRYNTLATYMLGRIVQKLTGQTLIEYLTPRLFEPLGIEGADWEIDTQRFNVGGWGLRLKTEDIAKFGQLYLQYGVWNEKQVVPSVWIDEATQQQIVQPRQPNAPRPPETDDWMQGYGYQLWGCRNGAYRADGAFGQFCIVIPDQNAVVVITAEQADMQAVLDEVWNHLLPAFQRTNQITETTRKAFERAFADLAISPPAGSLSSPTVNRINRRTYAIGDNPQGVSLVSLDFGTRDWVLDMQDRQGKHQLRGGLFDWREGVTTLSPLPLKLIPTPVPGEVRHPVAVSGAWRDPNTFQITCRYVETAHYDTLTFRFEGDTVQITPRNSLTELTGRPDKRAVLEGISRR, encoded by the coding sequence ATGAATCAGACTCGGCGCGAATTTTTAGAATGGTTTGGAATCGGACTGGCGGGTGTAGGCTTTATCTCGGCCATACCGGGCCGGGTAACCACCAAAGAAACCTACCTGCCGCGCAGCACGCCCGAAGCGCAGGGCGTGTCGCCCGCCGGTATCGTCAACTTCCTGCAAGTGACCGAACGGCGGAATTTTAAGCTGCACAGCCTCATGGTGGTGCGCAACGGGCACGTGGTGGCCGAGGGCTGGTGGGCACCGTACCGGGCCGACCGGAAACACACCCTCTACTCACTCAGCAAAAGCATTACGGCTACGGCGGTGGGGTTGGCCGTGGGCGAGCGACGCCTGACCGTTGAGGATACCGTGGTGTCGTTTTTTCCGGATGATGTGCCCGCCAATGCCGACCCCAAACTGGCGCGGATGAAGGTGAAACACTTGCTGACCATGTCGACCGGGCACGATCTGACCGATGCCGACCTGTTTCCGCGCCTGTTTGATACGCCCAACGACAACTGGGTGCGCACTTTTCTGGCCTTACCCATCGGGCAGGAGCCCGGCAGCCGGTTTCGGTACAACACCCTGGCTACGTATATGCTCGGGCGTATTGTCCAGAAACTGACTGGTCAAACGCTGATCGAGTACCTGACCCCCCGCTTGTTCGAACCACTGGGTATCGAAGGAGCCGATTGGGAAATTGACACCCAGCGGTTTAACGTAGGGGGCTGGGGGCTACGCCTGAAAACCGAAGACATCGCCAAATTCGGGCAGCTCTACCTCCAATACGGGGTCTGGAACGAGAAACAGGTGGTGCCTTCAGTTTGGATTGATGAGGCTACACAGCAGCAAATTGTACAACCTCGCCAACCCAATGCCCCGCGTCCGCCCGAAACCGACGATTGGATGCAGGGCTACGGCTATCAGCTTTGGGGATGCCGAAACGGTGCCTACCGGGCCGATGGAGCTTTCGGGCAGTTTTGTATCGTTATACCCGACCAGAATGCGGTGGTGGTTATCACGGCCGAACAAGCCGATATGCAGGCCGTGCTCGATGAGGTCTGGAACCACCTGTTGCCCGCTTTTCAGCGCACCAACCAGATCACCGAAACTACCCGTAAGGCATTCGAACGGGCCTTTGCCGATCTGGCTATCAGTCCGCCGGCCGGGAGTCTCAGCTCGCCAACCGTAAACCGGATCAACCGCCGAACTTACGCCATTGGCGACAATCCGCAGGGCGTCAGTCTGGTCAGCCTGGACTTTGGCACCCGTGACTGGGTGCTCGATATGCAGGATCGACAGGGGAAGCATCAGCTCCGGGGCGGGTTGTTCGACTGGCGCGAAGGGGTCACGACACTATCGCCCCTGCCGCTCAAGCTCATTCCGACCCCGGTGCCCGGCGAAGTGCGGCATCCGGTGGCGGTGAGCGGGGCCTGGCGTGACCCCAACACGTTTCAGATTACCTGCCGCTACGTCGAAACAGCGCACTACGACACCCTGACGTTCCGGTTTGAGGGTGATACGGTACAGATTACCCCCCGCAACAGCCTCACCGAACTTACCGGCCGACCCGACAAGCGCGCCGTGCTCGAAGGAATTTCCCGGCGGTAA
- a CDS encoding glycoside hydrolase family 43 protein produces the protein MKVLLCWLVLLVSLPTFAQRTFTNPIKASGPDPWVYRHDGCYYYMNTTGRNLTLWRTRNVADLATAEQKVVFTPPPNTAYSRDLWAPEIHRIGGKWYIYFAADSVNNQTHRIWVVENASADPFAGEWVLKGKLADPGDHWAIDLTVLEHRGKLYAAWSGWAGAKNGQQDIYIAQLKNPWTMQGDRVRISQPELPWERHGHTSDGAQMNGEPPVVLVNEGPEFLQNGNKTFIVYSANACWLDYCMGLLEHTGGSLLDPKNWRKHPQPVFTQNPENSVWAPGHGGFFTASDGRTPWMIYHANPTETDGCGNRRAPHIQPFSWNPDGSPNFGKPVPKTAMAVPE, from the coding sequence ATGAAAGTCCTTCTCTGCTGGCTGGTGTTGCTCGTCAGCCTGCCCACGTTCGCCCAGCGTACGTTTACCAACCCCATCAAAGCATCGGGACCCGATCCGTGGGTTTACAGGCACGACGGTTGCTACTACTACATGAATACCACCGGCCGTAACCTCACCCTCTGGCGTACCCGCAACGTGGCCGATCTGGCTACGGCGGAGCAAAAAGTGGTGTTTACCCCACCTCCCAATACGGCGTATTCGCGGGATTTGTGGGCCCCCGAAATTCATCGCATTGGGGGCAAATGGTACATCTATTTCGCGGCCGACAGCGTCAATAACCAGACCCACCGAATCTGGGTCGTCGAAAATGCCTCGGCCGATCCGTTTGCGGGCGAGTGGGTGCTCAAAGGCAAACTGGCTGATCCTGGCGACCATTGGGCTATCGACCTCACCGTGCTCGAACACCGGGGGAAGCTGTATGCCGCCTGGTCGGGCTGGGCGGGTGCCAAAAATGGGCAGCAGGATATTTACATCGCCCAACTGAAAAACCCCTGGACCATGCAGGGCGATCGCGTTCGGATCTCGCAGCCGGAGTTGCCCTGGGAGCGACATGGGCATACCTCCGACGGCGCACAGATGAACGGCGAGCCCCCCGTGGTGCTGGTCAACGAAGGGCCGGAGTTTCTGCAAAACGGCAACAAAACCTTCATCGTTTACTCGGCCAATGCCTGCTGGCTCGACTACTGCATGGGCCTGCTCGAACACACGGGCGGGAGCCTGCTCGACCCTAAAAACTGGCGCAAGCACCCGCAGCCCGTATTTACCCAGAACCCCGAAAACAGCGTGTGGGCACCCGGTCACGGCGGATTTTTTACGGCCTCAGATGGCCGTACGCCCTGGATGATTTACCACGCCAACCCCACCGAAACCGACGGATGCGGCAACCGCCGGGCTCCGCACATTCAGCCGTTTAGCTGGAACCCCGATGGCTCCCCCAACTTTGGTAAACCCGTGCCGAAAACGGCCATGGCTGTTCCCGAATAG